In Pueribacillus theae, the genomic window CATCCAGCCCTTTGGCAGAAATGTATTTTCCATCATCCAAGTTGGAATCAAGCAGGCTCTTCGTATTTAAATGAAGATATTCCATGGCGAAATGAATACCCTGTAGCCCACGGCCTGGAATCGTTAAGTCACGCGGAAGAGTTGCGCCGATACATAGCACAACGGCATCATATTCAGATCGCAAATGCTCAATGGCATCATGCTTGCCTACTTCCACTCCGGTAATAAAGCGTACGCCTTCTTCAGCTAGTAACTTCACACGTCGATCAACGATATGTTGTTCAATCTTCATTTTTGGAATGCCATAGGTCAGTAATCCCCCGATTCGGTCCGATCTTTCGTAAACAGTCACATCGTGTCCTTTTTGGTTTAGCTCTGCAGCACAGGCTAATCCCGCAGGCCCGGAACCGATGACGGCCACTTTTTTGCCCGTGTGATAGGCAGGTGGTGAGGGGTGAGCCCAACCTTCTTCGAATGCTCTATCAATAATCGCCCTCTCAATGTTTTTAATCGTTACCGGCGACTCATATAGCGATGCCACACAGCCTCCCTCACAAGGGGCTGGACAAGCACGTCCCGTAAATTCGGGAAATGGATTGGTCATTTTTAAACGTTCGTATGCTTCTTTCCAATTTCCCTTGTAAATAAGATCGTTCCACTCTGGAATCAGATTGTACACTGGACAACCTGTTGTCATGCCTGAGAGTGTACTGCCATTTTGGCAGAAGGGGACTGCACAATCCATGCAGCGTGATGCTTGCTCCCGTAATATTTCTTCATTCGGCAGATAGGCTACCTCCCGCCAGTCTTTAAGCCGCTCCGCAGGATTACGATAACGGAGAGGGCTTCTTTTATATTCCATAAACCCAGTAACTTTTCCCATTTTCTTCACCCCGATCCCAAATATCAGCTGCTAAAAAGCAGAGGCTTGAAATGATTGGTTGATTGCAACAATCTTTTGTATTCTTTAGGAATAACACGCACGAATTGTGCAATGGCGCCCTGTTCCCATTGTTCAAGCAAACGCTCGGCAACCTTGCTTCCTGTATATTGCAGATGTTGTTCTATCAGCATTTTTACATAATTCTTTTCAGCTTCATCTTGTTCTTGTAATGCTTCTATAAGAACAAGCTCATGGTTGCATCGATCCCGCAAGCTTCCACTAGGCGTTTCTAAAATATAAGCTATACCTCCGGACATCCCGGCAGCGAAATTTTTGCCGACTTCACCAAGGATAATAGCTGTTCCTCCTGTCATATACTCGCAACCGTGATCACCGATTCCTTCCACAACTACTGTTGCGCCGCTATTTCTGACACAGAACCGTTCCCCCGCTTTACCGCGGATGAATGCTTCACCTGACGTCGCCCCATAGAAAGCCGCATTGCCAATAATTGTATTGCTTTCCGCAGCGTATTTGGCCCGGGCAGCAGGATAGATCGCGATTTTTCCTCCTGACAGCCCTTTGCCAACCGCATCATTGGCATCTCCTTCGAGCATTAACGTCATGCCATTCGGAATAAATGCCCCGAAGCTTTGCCCGGCTGAACCTTGGAAACGGATATTGATGGAATGGTGCGGTAACCCTTCTATACCGCAGTGTCTAGTAATCTCGCTCCCTAGCAGTGTTCCAACCGCGCGATCCATATTGCAAATTGGTAGATCACCATAAACCTGTTCTTGGTTTTCCCACGCCTTTCTTCCGATTTGCAGCAGCTCACGGTAATCTAAGGTTTGATCAAGTTCGTGGTCTTGTTCCTGTCCAAACACTCGCGGACCTTTCACCTGATGGAGGAGCGCGGCCATATCCAGCTTCTGTGTTTTCCAGTTGGCGTTATCTGAGACAGTGAGCATGTCAGTGCGCCCGATCATTTCATCCATGGTTCTAAATCCTAACTGTGCCATATATTCACGAATTTCCCTTGCAATAAAAAACATTAGATTGACAATATGTTCAGGCTTCCCCATCATTTTTTTGCGAAGCTCCGGATTTTGAGTCGCGATGCCTACCGGACACGTATCCAGATGACAAACCCTCATCATGACACATCCGAGTGTGACAAGCGGCAATGTGGAGAATCCGTATTCTTCTGCCCCTAATAAAGCGGCTATCACTACGTCACGGCCATTCATTAGTTTCCCGTCGGTTTCAAGCCTTACGCGATTTCTCAATCCGTTCAGCATCAAGGCCTGATGCGCCTCTGCTAGCCCTAACTCCCATGGCATGCCTGCATGTTTAATGCTTGTACGTGGTGCCGCCCCGGTTCCACCATCAAAGCCGCTAATCAGAATCACGTCAGCTTTGGCCTTGGCCACACCAGCAGCGATCGTTCCAACCCCGGCTTCGGCAACAAGCTTCACATTAATCCTCGCTTGTGGATTGGCGTTTTTCAGATCATAGATCAGCTGAGCCAGATCTTCGATGGAATAAATATCATGATGAGGCGGAGGGGAGATCAGCTCAATTCCGGGGGTCGAGCCTCTTGTTCTAGCCACAGACGGTGTAACTTTGTGCCCTGCCAATTGCCCGCCTTCACCTGGCTTAGCCCCCTGTGCCATCTTAATCTGAATTTCGTCAGAGTTAACCAGGTAATGACTTGTGACACCAAATCTTCCCGAAGCTATTTGCTTAATTGCGCTGCATTTCGAATCACCGTTCGGCATCGGGGTGAACCGCTCTGGATCTTCACCACCTTCTCCGGAATTGCTCTTTGCGCCAATGCGATTCATGGCAATGGCAATCGCTTCATGTGCTTCTTGGCTGATCGAGCCATATGACATCGCTCCGGTTTTAAACCGACGAACGATTGATTGTATAGACTCAACTTCCTCAATCGAAATCGGGGCATCTGAAGGATTCAATTTTAGTAAACCACGTAAGGTAATTTGTGTATCCATTTCATCCTGCAGCATTTGACTATATTTTTTATACAAGCCATAGTCGTTAGTACGACAAGCTTGCTGTAGCGTATGAATTGTTTCTGGCCGATAAAGGTGGGCTTCACCGTCATGGCGCCATTGTAAGTCTGAGCCACTGTCGAGTGATTCAGAGTTAGCTGTATAAGCCTTCATGTGTCTGGATAGAGATTCCCGAGCAATGTCTTCCAAGCTCAATCCGCCAATTTGTGAAGAGGTGCCCGGAAAAAATTGCTCGATTACTTCTGCACTAATCCCTACCGCTTCAAATATTTTTGAGCCGATGTAGCTTTGGAGCGTTGATATCCCCATCTTGGACATCACTTTCAGAATTCCCTTATTCACAGAAATCACATAGTTCCTGTAAAGCTCCTCAATTGATAGCTCTGTTCCTTCTTCCCTAACTAAAGCAGGCAATGAAGCATAGACGAGATAGGGATAGACAGCATTTGCCCCATATCCAAGTAATGCTGCAAAATGATGGACCTCCCGTGGCTCCCCGGACTCAACGATTAGGCTTACTTTGCTCCTGCGCCCGGTGCGAATCAGATGATGGTGGACAGCGGAAACCGCCAGCAACGATGGGATGGCAGCCACCTGCTGATGAACTCCCATATCACTCAAAATGAGAATATTACATCCTTGCTCAACTTCTTGATCAACCGTTTGCAACAAGGCATGTAGCACGTTTTCCATTTCACTTTCCATTCCCTGTTGTGGGTACACAATTGGAACAGTCGTCGTTTTCCAATCCGTTGAATTCAATAATCTTAACCGCTTCATCTCGAACTTTGACAAAATAGGGGACTGCAGTCGTATTTTTTTGTATTCTTTCGGCCTGGGCTCAAGCAAATTCCCCTCCGGACCAAGCAGCACTTCAACAGAGGTGACAAGTTCCTCACGAATAGCGTCAATTGGAGGATTGGTTACTTGAGCGAACTTTTGTTTGAAATAATTAAATAGTAGTTGTGGCCTGTCGGAAAGGACGGCCAACGGAGCATCATAGCCCATCGATCTAATCGGTTCATGGCCTTCAACTGCCATCGGTTTTAAGACTTTATTCCATTCTTCATATGTGAAGCCAAAAATCTGTTGCAGACGCCGCAACGGTTCTTGATTTTCCAGGCTAGCTTCTGTTTCTACATTCGCACATTGCTCTGGAACGTCTGTTTTAAGGTCTCTCAAGTTGGTGACATATTGTTGAACCCATTGTTGATAAGGCTTTGCGTTAATGATTTGCTTTTTGATTTCATTGTCTAACAGTAAAAGCCCTTCACGGATGTCAACGAGCAGCATCTGCCCCGGCCTCAGTGAATCTTTTCGTACAATTGTTTCTTCGGGCACATCGACAACTCCCACCTCAGAGGACAAATAGATGAAATCATCGTTTGTCACTACGAAACGAACAGGGCGAAGGCCATTACGGTCAAGACATGCTCCGACTTGGTGTCCGTCTGTATAGACCATTGCCGCTGGTCCATCCCAAGGCTCCATCAAGCTGCTATGATATTGATAGAACGCTCTCTTGTTCTTGTCCATCGTGTCAATATTGTGCCACGGTTCAGGAATCATCATCATCATGGCATGGGGCAGCGACCATCCGGACATCACTAGAAATTCTAATACATTGTCAAACATCGCTGAATCGCTGCCTTCGGGATCAATCACAGGACAGAGTTGATCCAACTCAGGCAATAATTTCGAATGAAAGGATCCTTCTCTTGCCAGCATCCAGTTAACATTGCCATTTATCGTATTGATTTCCCCGTTATGCAGGGAGAACCGATTCGGCTGCGCCCTTCTCCAAATCGGAAATGTATTGGTGCTGAAACGATTGTGGACCAAGGCCATAGCAGATTTATAGCCTTCGTGATTTAAGTCAGAATAGAATGCTTTAAGCTGTTCCGGTAGAAGAAGTCCTTTGTAGACAATCGTTCTAGAGGAAAGGCTGGGAACATAGAATGTTTCAGCTGTTTCTGTAGACAGATGTTGCTTGATCTCCCTTTCTATCCGTCTGCGTAATTGGTATAGTGTCCGCTCGAATTGATTCTCTTCTTCTGATGTGACGACAGAAGTGATAAATGCTTGGCGAATGCAGGGCCGAGTTTCTTTAAATTGGGTATTCAGCACGGAGTCATTTGTTGGAACCGTACGCCAGCCGAACAATTGTAACTTCTCCTCATTGATGGCAGAAACAATGATATCTTCACAAAGCTGGCGAACATGAGGTTCATTGGGAAGAAACAACATTCCAACACCATATTGTCCTGGCTGAGGAAGTTGTTTGCCACGGTGTTTCCACTCCTGCTTAAACAATTCATGAGGCAGTTCGGTCATTACACCGGCACCATCCCCTATTTTCTGATCCTCACTCCGACCACCTCTGTGATTCATACGCTCAAGCGCAGTTAAGGCGTCAGCCACGATGGTATGAGTCTTCTTGCCTTTTATGTTAACAAGCATGGCAATCCCACAAGCGTCATGCTCAAATTGAGGGTCGTACAACCCTTGTTTTTTAGGTGTCCGCATTTGTTGCATCAGTTCCCCTCCATTTCAAACAAAGATTCTGTTTAAATAGAGTAACACTCCAGTGACTTTTTTTATTTAGACCGATTGTATGAATGTTTGCACTTTTTTCGGTTTCAAAAAAAGAAAAAAGGATGCCCCAAAAGGTCAGAATCGACCAGGGTACCATCCTTTTTTCTTGATACGTTCAGAAATCTTGCATTTGGGATTTGCACTGAGTTGCCAGTATGGCAAGGATGCAAATTAGCGGACTTCTGAAGGATTTTTTCCTGTGTATTGTTTAAATTGTCTGCTAAAGAAATGTAAATCATTATAACCAAGGGCTTCAGCGGCTTCCGTCACAGTCATTCCAGCAAAATGAAGCAAATGCTCCGCTCGTTTAATTCTTGAATGGACAATATATGTTCGAACGGTCTGTCCAATAATTTCTTTAAACTTTTGAGAAAAATATTTAGGAGACAAGTTGGCGCGTGCAGCCAAACTTTCTACGGTATGCTGCTGTCCAGGGTGTTGTTGAACAAAATTAGCTATTTCTTCAATCGTTTCAATCAGATTAAAGCTAACATTAGCCGTTTTTACTTCTTTCTCTTGTTCCTCCCGCAATAAATGGATCATCAATTGCTTCAGGACAAGTTTAGCTTCAATCTCTGCTCCAAATGTATTAATAAGGAACAGGCGAACATAGCGGGTGAGCAACGATTCGAAGCTGATAAAATCCTTAACGATTCGATGTGGCTGTGGAATTAATTTAACGGATCCATTTACGTCAAAATGAATGTAAGTTAGCGTCAGTGGCTTCTGTGGGTTATGCGTGGCGGTTGTTTCATCTCCTGGCCTAAATAGAAAGCAGCTTTGGGGTTGTAGATTAAATTGTTTGCCGTTTAGTGTCAAGACTCCCTCCCCGCCCCACACATAAAATAAATCATAATCGGGCATAGGAAAATCACGCTTTCGCCATTGCCAGCCCGGTTCACAATGAATCGTAGCAAATCCCGGTTTCAATTCATATAGGTCAGGAGAAAGATGAAGCATGGCGGTACTCCTTTCTTGTATGTTAGTGATACGGCAGAACTTCAACCTCCAAGCAGCTGATAGTATTACCCGATACAACCGACGAAAAACCTTTGTCTTAGCTTATATTCTTTACATTCCATTAATTGCAAATGTGCAGTCTCTTGGCCTTTAATCCGTTCTGCCAATACGATAAGTCCGGCACAGGTTCCGAAAAGCGGCTTTTTTGCAACAGAGTTTCTGATGAGTTATTTTACCGAAAGCTTTAAAAATATACAACCTTTGAATCAGGCGGCTTCCATGAGTGGGGGTTTTTCTTCATCCCCACAAGAATTACAAAAGGACCTATCTACTAGCTTATGCACACATTAAGACATGAAGCCAGTAAAAAAACTTGTATTAAAGCAGTTTTTTACTGTATGATATAAAACACTAAAAGTGCTTTTAGGGAAAAAAAGATTTAATTTGCAGGTGCAAAATGAATCTAGTAATGGCCTGATAGATAGGCTTAAACATCATATACAAAGGGGATTAACAATGTCAAAGCCGGATGAACTAATCGTCGTTCTCGATTTTGGGGGACAATACAACCAATTGATAGCGAGGCGTATTCGCGATTTAGGCGTGTACAGTGAATTGCTGCCATTTAATACACCAGTTGAAAGAATCCGCGAATTAAAACCTCGCGGCATCGTGTTTTCAGGCGGCCCGGCATCTGTATACAGCGAAGATGCCCCTTATTTGGATCAAGACATATATGATTTAGGTCTGCCGATTTTGGGGATTTGCTATGGTATGCAGTTGATGTCTCATCAATTGCAGGGTAAAGTCGAGAAAGCCAGCAAGCGCGAGTATGGCAAGTCAGAAATTGAATTCATAAGTAGCGCAAAGCTTGTGAAAGACCTGGATCGTAAGCAAGTTGTGTGGATGAGCCACGGCGATTATGTTGCGGAGTTACCAGATGGGTTCGTTGTTGATGCAAGCACTGAGCACACGCCTGTCGCAGCGATGAGCAATCCTGAGAAAAACTTTTACGCTGTACAATTTCATCCGGAGGTTCGGCATACGGTTCACGGAAATGAAATGATTGGTAACTTTATTTATAACGTGTGTGGCTGTTCAGGAAATTGGAATATGGAGACGTTTATCGAAAATACGGTACGTAAAATTCGAGAGCAAATAGGCCGCCGTAAAGTTCTTTGCGCACTCAGTGGAGGCGTCGATTCATCCGTAGTGGCGACACTTGTTCACAAAGCAATAGGTGATCAACTTACTTGCATGTTTATCGATCACGGATTATTACGCAAGGACGAGTCTGAAAACGTTATGGAAACGTTCGTCGGCAAACTTGGAATGAAGGTTGTCAAAATCGATGCCCGCGACCGCTTTTTAAGCAAGCTGAAAGGCGTGCCCGACCCAGAGTTGAAGCGGAAAATTATCGGAAACGAATTTATCTACTGTTTCCAAGAAGAGTCCGCAAAACTCGGCCAATTCGATTTTTTGGCTCAAGGCACACTATATACAGATATTGTTGAGAGTGGCACAGCGACAACACAGACGATTAAGTCACATCATAATGTCGGCGGCTTGCCAAAAGATATCAACTTTGAGCTAGTTGAGCCGTTAAAGACATTATTTAAGGATGAGGTTCGCAAAGTCGGTGAAGAATGCGGTTTGCCCCCTGCCATCGTATGGAGGCAGCCTTTCCCGGGACCGGGACTAGCGATCCGCATTCTTGGCGAAGTATCGGAAGAGAAGCTCCATATCATAAGGGAGTCGGATGCGATATTGCGAGAAGAGATCGCATCCGCGGGACTTGAACGTGAAATTTGGCAATATTTCACCGTAATGCCGAACATAAAGAGTGTTGGCGTTATGGGCGATGAACGGACATACTCACATACTATCGCCATTCGCGCAGTGACGTCCATCGACGGCATGACAGCTGATTGGGCCCGTATGCCATGGGAAGTGTTGGAAAAAGTATCTGTGAGAATCGTCAATGAAGTGGAAAATGTTAACCGTATCGTATACGATATTACATCGAAACCGCCGGCGACGATTGAGTGGGAATAAAAGGCTAACTTGATTTGAAGAGAGAACGCCTATCTGACAGTGTTTAACCTAGCCTTAAATGTACAAATTGATTAAAAATAATATGGTTCCCTACCAAAAACCCTACCAAAAATAAAATTTGGTAGGGAATTTTGTTTAACATATTAGAAAGTATAAGTTTATCGGGGCTCCCCGCAAAGTCTGAGTAAGCATCGAAGCCAAGGCCTCACTTTGTGGGGATATTTTAATTGTTGAGTAAAAAAAGTCGTTTAATTCATAATAAAGTTGTTTAATGTGTAGTTGAAATAAAGTTGTACCGTTTATAAAAAAAAGGGGTACCGTTTTATCCTCAGTATAGGTTTCCTAAATTATGAATTATATGTTTCTCTGTTTATATTCACAATATCTTTATGTGAAATACCATCTGAAAACTGCTCCATTGCCTTATCCCGTAGGAATGGGGCTTTTTCTTTATCTGCCTTTTTCAATGCTTCCGTTAGTTCTTCTTTTGTCAGTTCTGTGCAGTATGCAGGAGTTCCTGGCTGTTGTCTCCAGGAATCAGTTAAAGAGCCACTATCCACTGCATCGAAGCCCAGCTCATTTACTAGGTTTATGATTATTTGCTTTTGCGATAGGTCATTACCTGCAATTGCCATGGCAATGCGACCACTAGTCCCTTCGGGGGTTCCTTTATTTTCTAAAGTATAAGCTAATAGATTGCTGAAGGCTTTAATAATAGGTCTACCTAATTGATTTGAAACCCAAACGCTTTCAACCATTCCGTTTTCAATTTCTTCAATTTTATTGTCTCTAAAAGGATAATAATTTGAAGTGTCTACAACGATTACTTCTTCTCCAGCTTTATCTACAATGTTGCGAATGCTTGGTATTACATGAAGAGGGATAGATATTATAAGAACATTAATATTAGTTATTACATCCTCTACACTCACAGGTATTCCAGCAATCTCTTTTCCTTCTAAACGCTCAATTTCTCGGGCATCCGCAATTTTAACATCATGTCCATTTTCAACTAATTTTTTGGAAATAGTTGTCCCTATTGGTCCTGCACCTATAACTCCAAATCTCATTATTGTTCCTCCTAAATATAATTTTGTTTAATTATGATTCAATATCAGCTATGAAATTTTCCAATAGTCTCAACAAGAAATTGTCTACCTTCTTTTTTTAAAAGCAAAAAGGTAATTGAGTGTTTTGATTATATATAATATAATGAACCCATTACTTTTATTTTTAAAGTAGGCAATAAAAAATGACATAGTACACTTTTTTGTACTTTATAGAAGAAAAGGGATGTAAGTATGGCTAGAATATGTAAGGATGGATTTGAAAAAGAGTTTATTAAGGAGCAAAGAGACGTTTATGGTATTGCGTATACCCAAAATATGCTTTCAGGACGCTGGAAGTATCTTATTCTTTGGTTTTTAAAAACAAAAGAACGTCGTTATAGCGAAATTAAAGCCTTTTTATGGGACATTTCACAAGGTTCTCTTACAAAACAGTTGAGAGAATTAGAAACAGATGGATTAATTAAACGAGAGGTTTTTCCTGAGGTACCTCCACGTGTTGAATATTCATTAACAACTAAAGGGTGTGAATTTATCCCAATACTTGATATGATTGAGAATTTCGGCAAAAAATTCGGAGAGAAACCTGAGTAAAATAAATAAAATGATATTTTTTTATTATTTGGGCCTATTTTGTGACGTGTTGTACTTAAATTAACGGGGACGTTTCTGAAACAACGGAAACGCACTTTTCTTCTTTCAGTAACTAGCTAATAGAAGTTCAATCTTATTCCATTATAACTGCCTTATCTACAGTATATCATGATGAAGTAGTATTTAACGTTTTTAACAAGAGTTTGGGAGTAGTAACTGGCGCCCTAAAAGCCTTGGTAACACAGGTTTTTAGGGCTTTTTAATTGCTCATGGCACACTTTGATATGACAAAACAGACGGCATAAGCTTTGAACGTAAGCGATCACGTGTGTCATCATCCATGCCCCAATAGGTGTTCCCACGCTCTTCACGGAGCTTGCGCATGGATAGGCTTGCCATGTAGCTTCCATAATGCTGTCCAACGATTTTCATAGCTTCTTTGCAAGAAACTATTAAAAACGCAGCGCACTTGCCACTGGGTACGAGCAGGTTCCATGCATTCAGCTCCCTTCGCAACTGCTAAGGCGAGTGTTGATTTCCCCTTTCATAACCCTCAACAAGCATTTTTCTAAAATGCCGAAAATAGGAGCAGTTTTTTTTGAAAAAAATCTTATTAGACAAAAAAGCCCAACTGAACATAAGCTAGCCGGGCATAAGATTTTATATATCATATTATGTAATTTGTGTAGGTAGGTTCATAGCTGTAACATCCCATAGAAGAACTTCAAGACCTTTTTTAATATGTAGCATAGTATCAAATCAGAAAAAAAGCAAATAAACACGACAGTATCCTCCTTCATACCGCCTTGTCCTAAAAAAGGGCGCACTTAATACACTCTCCGAAATCCTGATTTTTGAAAAGTAACGGCGGCCATATCAAACCGCCGTTACTTAATCTGTCACAGAATAGACAACTAAAACAACGGCTTTTAGATTGTTGATAAACGCTGCCTAAGATATTGAAGCGCCTCCTTAAATAGGTTGGCCATAAGGTCAACTTATTTCCAAATTTCCCCAATGTGGTAACCGAACGATAATAGATGTCCCTTGCCCTAACTTGCTTTTTACGTCAACCGTCCCCTGATGTGCGGTAACAATCTGCTTGACAATCGCCATGCCAAGTCCCGTCCCGCCTGTGGGAGTATCTGTCGAAGTCCCTCTATAATATCGATCAAATAGATGAGAAACGCTCTGCTCATCCATTCCTTTTCCATTGTCCGTTATCTGAACTTCTGCATAAGAATTACTTTTTATGCGCACTACAATTGATGTACCCGCTGGATTATGAACAACCGCATTTATCAACAGGTTTGAAAAGGCTCTTTTCAATAACCCCATATCACCCATTACATGAAGAGGTTCTTCCTCTCCAAGTATTTCAAAGCGGTTGTCCTTTTCAGAAGGCATATTTGCTGCTTCTGCAACCACTCTGCGAATTAGCTCCACCAACTCTATTTTTTGAGAGGAGAACTTGATGCCAATGGCCTGATCCATTCGAAAGGCAATTCCAAGGTCATTGATAAGTTCCTTCATATGAGCGGACTTATCTCGGATAAGTTGCAGAAATTCTCTCTTTTCGTCTACGCTCCATTTATGTTCATCCGACAAAAGCATGTCCGTATACCCGGAGATATAAGATAAAGGAGTCTTTAAGTCATGGGTGACACCTGCTGCCCATTCCTGCCCCAATTGCTCAAACTCCCTCCGTTTCCGCTCATTTTCTTGGAGAGTCACAGAAAGTGATTCAAGATTCGCATAAACTTCCCGGTAAAGGCGGGTGGAAAAAGAAGGAAAACGCTTTTTCTTGGCAAGAGTAAGAAACTCACCGCTTGATAACTTTTTGATTTTCACCAAAATATCAGCCATTGGCCACGCAACATAATATCCATAAAACAGGCAATACAGAAAGTAAACAGCAATAATTGCCCCGGTTGTAAGATTAACGATAAAGAGTTTTTCGGGCTGCTTGAGCACAACAATATAGAAAACCGCTGGCAGTGAAACGGCTAAGAACAGTAATATTTGATGTAGCATAAAATTTAAAGTAAAACGCACAATCAACTTACCGTTTGTAATGTTTATTTTCATATCGACTCTCCAGGCGGAACAAACTTGTAACCGATTCCCCTTAGATTGACAATGAGCGAAGGGTTTTTTACATCTTTCTCTATTTTTTTACGTAGACGCATGATGTGAATGGCGACCGTTTTTTCATCACCGATGCTGTCATATCCCCATACATGCTCGTATAACTGGCCTGCGGTAAATACCTGATTTGGATGGTCGGCTAAGAAAAGCAAAAGTTCAAATTCTTTAGCCGGACAAGGTACTTCTTTCCCGTCTACCCACAATTGCCCAGCCTTTTTGTCAATAACAACGGAGCCAAAATGATAAACCTCCGTTGTCTGCAAAGCATTTTGATATTGTTCCTGTCTTCGAAATTGAACATTGATACGGGCGGCAACCTCTAAGGGATTAAAGGGCTTTGTAATATAATCATCTCCTCCAATTCCAAGACCGGTCAACTTATCTAAATCTCCTGAACGGGCAGTAAGAAATAATATGGGAACAGAAGTATGCTTACGAATTTCCTGGCACAATTGAAATCCGTCCGTATCGGGTAGCATGACATCCAGTACGATTAAATCATACGAATTTCGGATGATTTTTTCCATTGCTTCCTGACCTGTGAAAGCGGAACCGATAGAAGTATACCCTTCTTTGCGAAGAATGGTTTCCAACATCTTTACAATGCCAGGTTCATCATCAACAATAAGTATTTTTTGTAGGCGCATCCTCCCTTTCTCCTTTCTTATTATGATAATTTCTACTAAACCTTACAGAATAAACATTATATAGACACATCACGCCTTTTGAAAACCGTCCAACTTATGAGTATCAGTGTGAAGATGTATACAAGCAATACGGAAATTGAAAAGCCCAACGTCATTTCAGGTCTGGCCGGAAGGTGAAAAATATACAAGCTGATGTCACTGTTGGCGAAGGGAAGGTATTTTAACCATTCCATTTTAGCCGTAGCTTCAATCATGGAATTGCCCGCTATCATAATAAACAGTGATATTCCAACCGCAAGGGCGCTATTGCGCAAAACTGTCGATATAGCAAAAGCAAGGGTTACATAGCCTATAACTGGGAAAATGCTCAAACCGTACATCTTTATTACCTGCATCATGACATTCTGCTGAACAATTTGCCCCTGTTGATTCAAGAATAAATCAGTAGTATGAGTACCACCCACTCCATAAAGCAAAGCGTTCGTCGCATATCCACATGCAACCAATAGCGCCAACATAACCACGGCGAACAGAGACACAGCGATATACTTTGAAAACAGGATTTTCGTGCGGCTGTGGGGGCGAATCAGTAAAAGCTTCATCGTTCCGGCCGTGTATTCTCCGGCGACCATGTCCGCTGCAATGACAATGGCAAAAACCATGACCATTTCCACCAAGCCAGAGAAAGTCAATAGAGCTGACCACGGATTATTGGAGGGAGCGGGTATGTTGTTTTCCAATCGATATTCTGCTATCTTCAACTTGTTTTCAGCATCGGCTCGCAACATAGGAGATAGTTCCGAGATTTTTAAGCGTTCTTCATACTGTTGAACAAATTGTGTCGTTTCAGTTCGCCAATCCTGCGAATCCGTATTGTTAATTTTGCCAAGGACAGACGCACCTATGACGATGGCAACCAACAGCAATAGCAGAAT contains:
- a CDS encoding winged helix-turn-helix transcriptional regulator, producing the protein MARICKDGFEKEFIKEQRDVYGIAYTQNMLSGRWKYLILWFLKTKERRYSEIKAFLWDISQGSLTKQLRELETDGLIKREVFPEVPPRVEYSLTTKGCEFIPILDMIENFGKKFGEKPE
- a CDS encoding sensor histidine kinase codes for the protein MKINITNGKLIVRFTLNFMLHQILLFLAVSLPAVFYIVVLKQPEKLFIVNLTTGAIIAVYFLYCLFYGYYVAWPMADILVKIKKLSSGEFLTLAKKKRFPSFSTRLYREVYANLESLSVTLQENERKRREFEQLGQEWAAGVTHDLKTPLSYISGYTDMLLSDEHKWSVDEKREFLQLIRDKSAHMKELINDLGIAFRMDQAIGIKFSSQKIELVELIRRVVAEAANMPSEKDNRFEILGEEEPLHVMGDMGLLKRAFSNLLINAVVHNPAGTSIVVRIKSNSYAEVQITDNGKGMDEQSVSHLFDRYYRGTSTDTPTGGTGLGMAIVKQIVTAHQGTVDVKSKLGQGTSIIVRLPHWGNLEIS
- a CDS encoding response regulator transcription factor, which translates into the protein MRLQKILIVDDEPGIVKMLETILRKEGYTSIGSAFTGQEAMEKIIRNSYDLIVLDVMLPDTDGFQLCQEIRKHTSVPILFLTARSGDLDKLTGLGIGGDDYITKPFNPLEVAARINVQFRRQEQYQNALQTTEVYHFGSVVIDKKAGQLWVDGKEVPCPAKEFELLLFLADHPNQVFTAGQLYEHVWGYDSIGDEKTVAIHIMRLRKKIEKDVKNPSLIVNLRGIGYKFVPPGESI
- a CDS encoding helix-turn-helix domain-containing protein — protein: MKIVGQHYGSYMASLSMRKLREERGNTYWGMDDDTRDRLRSKLMPSVLSYQSVP
- a CDS encoding NADPH-dependent F420 reductase; amino-acid sequence: MRFGVIGAGPIGTTISKKLVENGHDVKIADAREIERLEGKEIAGIPVSVEDVITNINVLIISIPLHVIPSIRNIVDKAGEEVIVVDTSNYYPFRDNKIEEIENGMVESVWVSNQLGRPIIKAFSNLLAYTLENKGTPEGTSGRIAMAIAGNDLSQKQIIINLVNELGFDAVDSGSLTDSWRQQPGTPAYCTELTKEELTEALKKADKEKAPFLRDKAMEQFSDGISHKDIVNINRETYNS
- the guaA gene encoding glutamine-hydrolyzing GMP synthase — protein: MSKPDELIVVLDFGGQYNQLIARRIRDLGVYSELLPFNTPVERIRELKPRGIVFSGGPASVYSEDAPYLDQDIYDLGLPILGICYGMQLMSHQLQGKVEKASKREYGKSEIEFISSAKLVKDLDRKQVVWMSHGDYVAELPDGFVVDASTEHTPVAAMSNPEKNFYAVQFHPEVRHTVHGNEMIGNFIYNVCGCSGNWNMETFIENTVRKIREQIGRRKVLCALSGGVDSSVVATLVHKAIGDQLTCMFIDHGLLRKDESENVMETFVGKLGMKVVKIDARDRFLSKLKGVPDPELKRKIIGNEFIYCFQEESAKLGQFDFLAQGTLYTDIVESGTATTQTIKSHHNVGGLPKDINFELVEPLKTLFKDEVRKVGEECGLPPAIVWRQPFPGPGLAIRILGEVSEEKLHIIRESDAILREEIASAGLEREIWQYFTVMPNIKSVGVMGDERTYSHTIAIRAVTSIDGMTADWARMPWEVLEKVSVRIVNEVENVNRIVYDITSKPPATIEWE
- a CDS encoding helix-turn-helix domain-containing protein encodes the protein MLHLSPDLYELKPGFATIHCEPGWQWRKRDFPMPDYDLFYVWGGEGVLTLNGKQFNLQPQSCFLFRPGDETTATHNPQKPLTLTYIHFDVNGSVKLIPQPHRIVKDFISFESLLTRYVRLFLINTFGAEIEAKLVLKQLMIHLLREEQEKEVKTANVSFNLIETIEEIANFVQQHPGQQHTVESLAARANLSPKYFSQKFKEIIGQTVRTYIVHSRIKRAEHLLHFAGMTVTEAAEALGYNDLHFFSRQFKQYTGKNPSEVR